A DNA window from Ctenopharyngodon idella isolate HZGC_01 chromosome 8, HZGC01, whole genome shotgun sequence contains the following coding sequences:
- the LOC127517773 gene encoding taste receptor type 1 member 1, producing MFSRHSSSKSGYQMLQVMRFAVEEINNSTTLLPNVSLGYEIFDHCSNTKNFRSVLSFISNNGSIKPKEKLNNYQPKVIALTGPYGSTRTITIAPLITMDLIPLVNYGASSYALSNKLQYPSFVRTVPSNKDLIEMIIHIIRWFGWNWVAFLGSQDNYSSDGLKLFNKYINNTGICLAYQEGLSLNANYSLTLKKIDMLKINVIVVFAVPQYAINIIKTAIVENIRDKVWIASETWAMNQQLPREPGIGKIGTVIGITERLLSLPGFDEFIYKERGTTDVNYKAESEVQGKSKTCNQVCDYCTLLTAEEIINENPSFSFAIYAAIYTVAHALHKILQCDMNECHKNRMAKPYMLLGEMKKLDFPLNGRQVKYDDNYDPTISYAVVLWHTDVNSPQFEMVGTYDSYPEVTFTMDNSLLPWSNNNSVPFSNCSVECKEGFSRQPEGFHSCCFTCKKCPRNSYVDYYRKYFMCRSIKP from the exons ATGTTTTCAAGGCACAGTTCCTCAAAATCTGGCTATCAGATGTTGCAAGTAATGAGGTTTGCCGTTGAGGAGATTAACAACTCCACCACTCTTCTGCCCAATGTTTCTCTGGGCTATGAAATTTTTGACCATTGTTCTAATACAAAGAATTTCCGTTCAGTCTTAAGTTTTATCTCAAATAACGGATCAATAAAACCTAAAGAAAAACTCAACAACTATCAGCCTAAAGTGATTGCTTTAACAGGGCCATATGGAAGCACAAGAACTATTACTATTGCACCACTGATCACAATGGACCTTATACCATTG GTGAATTATGGAGCTTCTAGCTATGCGTTAAGCAATAAACTTCAGTATCCCTCTTTTGTAAGAACAGTTCCCAGCAACAAAGACCTGATAGAGATGATTATTCACATCATACGGTGGTTTGGATGGAACTGGGTTGCCTTTCTTGGTAGCCAAGACAATTACAGTTCAGACGGACTAAAGCTGTTTAACAAGTACATCAACAATACTGGCATTTGTTTGGCCTATCAAGAGGGTCTAAGCCTAAACGCAAACTACAGTCTAACACTTAAAAAGATTGATATGCTCAAGATCAATGTCATTGTGGTTTTTGCTGTACCACAATATGCAATCAACATAATCAAAACAGCCATAGTAGAGAACATACGAGACAAAGTATGGATTGCAAGTGAAACGTGGGCTATGAATCAACAACTTCCAAGAGAGCCAGGAATTGGGAAAATTGGTACAGTCATTGGCATTACGGAGAGATTGCTGTCATTACCTGGATTTGATGAATTCATCTATAAAGAGAGGGGAACAACTGATGTTAATTACAAAGCTGAGAGTGAAGTCCAGGGTAAGAGTAAGACATGTAATCAAGTTTGCGATTACTGCACATTGTTGACTGCAGAGGAGATTATAAATGAGAATCCCTCATTCTCCTTTGCTATCTATGCTGCCATATATACTGTAGCTCATGCATTACATAAGATTCTGCAGTGCGACATGAATGAATGCCACAAAAACAGAATGGCTAAGCCATATAtg CTTCTGGGAGAAATGAAAAAGTTGGATTTTCCACTCAATGGCCGTCAGGTGAAATACGATGATAATTATGATCCAACCATCAGTTACGCAGTTGTGCTTTGGCACACTGATGTGAATTCTCCACAGTTTGAGATGGTGGGCACATATGATTCATATCCAGAAGTTACTTTTACCATGGACAACTCTCTTTTGCCCTGGAGTAATAATAATTCT GTTCCTTTCTCAAACTGCTCTGTTGAATGTAAGGAGGGATTTTCAAGGCAACCTGAAGGTTTTCATAGTTGCTGTTTTACATGTAAAAAATGCCCGCGTAACAGCTATGTGGATTATTATCGTAAGTACTTTATGTGCCGGTCAATAAAACCTTGA